The genomic region AGTAATTTTCGGATGCAGATAGGATCCACCGTTATAAACGACTTTTATGGCATCTATAAGCTCGTCCGTTTCCATTTCTTTAAGTAAGTATCCCTGTGCTCCTGTTTTCAGGGCGTGTGTGACGTAATTTTCATCATCATGGATAGACAAAATAATAACTTTTAAATCCGGGAATTGATTCACAAGATTTTTAGTGGCTTCAACTCCATTAATCGAAGGCATATTTATGTCCATCAACACCACATCCGGATGATACGTACGAACTAAGTCGATTGATTGGTTTCCATCATCACCTTCAGCAACCACTTCGAAATCTTCTTCAAAATCCAGAATGCGTTTAATGCCTTC from Virgibacillus sp. MSP4-1 harbors:
- a CDS encoding response regulator transcription factor; translated protein: MGARIVLIDDHKLFREGIKRILDFEEDFEVVAEGDDGNQSIDLVRTYHPDVVLMDINMPSINGVEATKNLVNQFPDLKVIILSIHDDENYVTHALKTGAQGYLLKEMETDELIDAIKVVYNGGSYLHPKITHNLVKEYRRLANGNNGANALKRAEHRKPLHLLTRRECEVLQLLADGKSNRGVAESLYISEKTVKNHVSNILQKMDANDRTQAVVQAIKNGWVEVQ